One window of Thermocoleostomius sinensis A174 genomic DNA carries:
- a CDS encoding calcium-binding protein, producing MRQIDTSTQATNLNSFVPPQTEFVTANIIDDLLGGGSVDGIIRNGTSADEVLRGTNRRDRLNGGGGDDEIFGRGASDTLDGGSGDDEIEGGDGNDRIRGGRGNDEIQGDSGDDEIRGDSGDDEINGNAGNDEIQGDGGDDRIRGDAGDDEIQGNSGNDRLFGGKGSDTLRGGDGNDEIRGDAGDDTLRGDAGNDTLSGGSGNDLIQGDSGDDELAGGNGNDTLDGGTGADRLRGRKGNDELLGQEGNDLLIGDAGNDRLDGGDGRDTLQGRAGQDTLTGGGGNDLLSGDRGDDLLLGGAGQDRMQGGGNQDTFGLQIGKGFALIVDFRPGQDRLGLTDTLTFSRLTFSQRRTAAVIRFQDDKLAELEGITASTLTPNDFVFI from the coding sequence TTGCGCCAGATTGATACTTCAACTCAAGCAACCAACTTAAATAGTTTTGTGCCACCTCAAACCGAGTTTGTCACCGCCAATATCATTGACGATTTATTGGGGGGAGGCTCGGTTGATGGCATTATCCGCAATGGCACAAGCGCCGATGAGGTATTGCGAGGCACCAATCGGCGCGATCGACTGAATGGCGGCGGCGGCGATGACGAAATCTTTGGTCGGGGTGCTAGCGATACCCTCGATGGTGGAAGTGGTGACGATGAAATTGAAGGGGGAGATGGCAACGATCGCATCCGGGGAGGACGAGGCAATGATGAAATTCAAGGGGATAGCGGTGATGACGAAATTAGAGGGGACAGTGGCGATGACGAAATCAATGGCAATGCAGGCAATGATGAGATTCAAGGCGATGGTGGCGACGATCGCATTCGTGGCGATGCAGGTGACGACGAGATTCAAGGCAACAGCGGTAATGATCGATTATTTGGTGGTAAAGGCAGTGACACGCTTCGGGGTGGCGACGGTAACGATGAAATTCGGGGAGATGCAGGCGATGACACGCTTCGGGGAGATGCAGGCAATGACACGCTCAGCGGTGGCAGCGGTAATGACTTGATACAAGGAGATAGTGGCGACGATGAGTTGGCAGGTGGCAATGGTAATGACACTTTAGACGGTGGCACTGGAGCCGATCGCCTCAGAGGACGCAAAGGCAACGATGAATTGCTGGGACAGGAAGGCAATGATTTGCTGATTGGCGATGCTGGCAACGATCGCTTAGACGGTGGCGATGGTAGAGATACGCTACAAGGCCGCGCAGGACAAGACACATTGACAGGGGGGGGCGGCAATGACTTATTGTCCGGCGATCGCGGCGATGATTTGCTGCTGGGCGGTGCCGGTCAAGATCGAATGCAGGGCGGTGGCAATCAAGATACATTTGGTTTGCAAATAGGTAAGGGGTTTGCCCTGATTGTAGATTTTCGACCAGGGCAAGATCGATTGGGTCTTACGGATACGCTCACCTTCAGTCGGCTGACCTTCTCACAGCGACGTACCGCAGCGGTTATTCGGTTTCAGGACGATAAACTAGCTGAGCTAGAAGGCATCACTGCCAGTACGCTCACTCCCAACGATTTTGTGTTTATCTAA
- a CDS encoding chromophore lyase CpcT/CpeT, whose amino-acid sequence MTHSTDIKTLGQWMAADFSNQEQAFENPPFFAHIRVCMRPLPIELLSGISFFVEQAYDYMLNVPYRVRVLKLIEQSDRIAIENYVLKDEKPFYGASRDLPRLHTLTADNLEKLPGCNMLVEWTGQSFLGQVEPGKACMVMRKGKTTYLDSKFEIDAQKFISWDRGLDPETDELVWGSVAGPFQFVRWSTFADEVQ is encoded by the coding sequence ATGACCCACTCTACCGACATTAAGACGTTAGGACAATGGATGGCAGCAGATTTCAGCAACCAAGAGCAGGCGTTTGAAAATCCGCCTTTTTTTGCGCACATTCGTGTCTGTATGCGCCCACTGCCAATCGAGCTATTGTCGGGAATTAGCTTTTTTGTCGAACAGGCCTATGATTACATGCTGAATGTACCCTATCGCGTGCGGGTACTAAAACTGATTGAACAGAGCGATCGCATTGCCATCGAGAACTATGTGTTAAAAGATGAAAAGCCGTTTTATGGAGCATCTCGCGATTTGCCTCGACTACACACTCTCACGGCGGATAACTTAGAAAAGTTGCCAGGTTGCAACATGCTAGTAGAGTGGACTGGGCAAAGCTTCCTGGGACAGGTTGAGCCGGGCAAGGCTTGTATGGTTATGCGGAAAGGAAAAACCACCTACCTTGACAGCAAATTTGAGATCGATGCCCAAAAATTTATTAGTTGGGATCGCGGCTTAGATCCAGAAACTGATGAATTGGTTTGGGGGTCAGTAGCAGGGCCATTTCAGTTTGTGCGCTGGTCAACGTTTGCCGATGAAGTGCAATGA
- a CDS encoding glycine betaine ABC transporter substrate-binding protein, with protein MKKIRRLLLLPLLAIFTAGVLIACAGGGTNSANPTIRVGSKDFTEQFIIGEMYALALEQAGFQVDRKLNLGGTPVAQASLESGEIDLYPEYTGTGLLTVLKLPTNTDQQAVFEQVSQGYKEQFNLVWLDPAPMNNTQALAMTQEGSQRLGITSISEMVAKADQVTMIGPPEFEAREDGLPGIKAKYGDFTLKAYKAVDPGLKYKGLTDGEADVAVAFGTDGEISAFNLVVLEDDQGLFPPYQVAPVVRQEALDANPGIADALNALAPKLTNETMQRLNYEVSGNQREPAEVAREFLTQEGLISKVHR; from the coding sequence ATGAAAAAAATTCGTCGTTTATTGCTCTTGCCGCTCCTGGCTATCTTCACAGCTGGCGTGTTGATTGCATGTGCGGGTGGCGGAACCAACAGCGCCAACCCAACTATTCGAGTGGGTTCCAAAGACTTTACAGAGCAGTTCATTATTGGTGAAATGTATGCTCTGGCGTTGGAGCAAGCTGGGTTTCAAGTCGATCGAAAACTGAATTTGGGAGGTACACCCGTTGCCCAGGCTTCCCTTGAAAGCGGCGAGATTGATCTCTATCCAGAATATACGGGGACGGGGCTTCTGACGGTATTGAAGTTGCCAACCAATACCGATCAACAGGCAGTATTTGAGCAGGTATCTCAGGGCTACAAGGAGCAATTTAACCTGGTTTGGCTAGATCCCGCTCCTATGAATAATACCCAAGCCCTAGCCATGACGCAGGAAGGATCGCAACGCTTGGGAATTACATCCATTTCAGAGATGGTCGCTAAAGCGGATCAGGTAACCATGATTGGCCCACCGGAGTTTGAAGCCCGAGAGGATGGACTTCCCGGGATCAAAGCCAAATATGGAGACTTTACCTTGAAGGCTTATAAAGCCGTTGATCCGGGCTTGAAATATAAAGGGTTGACGGATGGCGAAGCTGATGTGGCAGTGGCTTTTGGGACGGATGGCGAAATCAGTGCTTTTAATCTAGTGGTCCTAGAGGACGATCAAGGGTTGTTTCCTCCCTATCAAGTAGCTCCGGTAGTGCGACAGGAAGCACTGGATGCTAATCCAGGTATTGCCGATGCATTAAATGCACTTGCGCCCAAATTAACCAACGAAACGATGCAGCGTCTCAATTATGAAGTTAGCGGCAATCAACGCGAGCCTGCTGAGGTGGCTAGAGAATTTCTCACTCAAGAAGGGTTGATATCAAAGGTGCATCGGTAA
- a CDS encoding ABC transporter ATP-binding protein translates to MSTIRFDRVSLRFPGSPRPAVDRCSCEIESGKLVVILGHSGCGKTTLLKMVNRLYEPTEGKIYLGDTNIRQIKPTALRQQIGYVIQQSGLFPHMTVAQNVGVVPKLLGWNRSRTQSRIDELLTLVKLPPNEYRHRYPAQLSGGQQQRVGLARALAGDPKVMLMDEPFGAIDAITRTGLQDEILRLQRQLNKTILFVSHDVEEALRLADRLMIMENGQIVQYDTPFNVLTKPASQFVHDLVGADDMVRQLSLLRVETAMMNAPENYSHNGEPIIDRDDSLRDALSLILKTGAGRLAVQDNGATVGVLTLEHIRDSTSLVAST, encoded by the coding sequence GTGAGCACTATTCGTTTCGATCGCGTCTCTCTTCGCTTTCCTGGTTCGCCTCGCCCGGCTGTCGATCGGTGCAGTTGTGAGATTGAATCGGGCAAGCTAGTGGTGATTTTGGGACATTCCGGCTGCGGCAAGACAACGTTGCTGAAGATGGTCAACCGGCTCTATGAACCTACTGAAGGTAAAATTTATCTGGGCGATACCAACATTCGTCAAATTAAACCAACAGCACTGCGGCAGCAAATTGGCTATGTGATTCAGCAATCGGGTTTGTTTCCGCACATGACCGTGGCGCAAAATGTAGGCGTTGTCCCAAAATTGTTGGGCTGGAATCGATCGCGTACACAGTCTCGCATTGACGAGCTACTAACGTTGGTGAAACTGCCGCCCAATGAATATCGCCACCGTTACCCAGCCCAGCTTTCTGGTGGGCAACAACAACGGGTGGGCTTAGCCAGAGCCTTGGCAGGCGATCCAAAAGTGATGTTGATGGATGAACCGTTTGGGGCGATCGATGCCATTACCCGTACGGGCTTACAAGACGAAATTCTGCGGCTGCAACGTCAACTCAACAAAACAATCTTGTTTGTATCCCATGATGTAGAAGAGGCGCTGCGGCTAGCCGATCGTCTCATGATTATGGAAAATGGGCAGATTGTGCAATACGATACCCCTTTCAACGTGCTGACAAAACCAGCCAGCCAATTCGTGCATGACTTGGTAGGAGCCGATGACATGGTGCGACAACTCAGTTTGCTACGGGTGGAGACCGCGATGATGAATGCACCGGAAAATTACAGTCACAACGGTGAACCCATAATCGATCGCGATGATAGCCTGCGCGATGCCCTGTCGCTGATTCTTAAAACTGGAGCCGGACGGCTGGCCGTGCAAGATAATGGCGCAACCGTTGGGGTTCTGACTCTGGAACACATTCGAGACTCAACAAGCTTGGTGGCTAGCACTTAA
- a CDS encoding FG-GAP-like repeat-containing protein, with amino-acid sequence MRTLASTSLLDSSQSSSIVVVDAALPDYPSLINDLASHHEVIVLHPHQNGITHLARLLADRTVSVLHLFCHGAPGCLFLGNAQLTGNTLDRAAVWVRQWLGQQKAKHRAPSLLLYGCQVGKGAVGAQFVQRLHHVTGANIAAASQVIGAGNWTLDTQVGNVEASVPLSASMQQQYAGQLMPPGPSLIEDPISGLLPQVGYGAVAWRDFDRDGLADFLITGETAEGYVSRLYRNTGNGFVEVNTSLLGVNNSAVAWADYNGDGRLDFIMTGDRGDGLGYISKLYYQTESGFTEDTNITLPGIFRGAVAWADYNNDDRPDLLLTGNSSGGRISKLFRNTGRGLAEDTSIRLPKVSNSAVAWADYNSDGKLDFILTGNTANGPISKLYRNTGSSFIEDPDTTLSGVEHGAIAWGDYTGDGKLDFILTGKSGSSIVTKLYYQTDNGFVEDTSTSLPGVRDSSVSWKDYDGDGRLDLLLTGYDGQAVISKLYRNTGTSFIEDTSVRLARVRHSSVAWGYYNGDSKPDLLLTGFRGGNFFTKLYRNTTPISNAPVTPSDFNRDGNADILWRHSTQTQTRLFTMNGPERIAHAQSLDVATTFRPTVADFNGDGKSDIFWHNPNTGANRLFLMDGSTAYVNTKVLTMPSSFQMTGTGDFNGDGKSDILWQGNDGSNRVFLMNGSTTVSNVKILSTPTSWRVQAIADFNGDNKDDVLWRDSSTGQNRMFLMNGSTVATNAKLLAMDSSHTVAAVADFNGDGKADILWRNASTGENRVFRMDGTTATSTPMLSIGVGFGVAGTGDFSGDGTSDLLWYDETTGTARIFLMVGGSVDASGNAAIASPGAGYRAVIADFNGDGKADILWHHSTSNLTKLYIMNGTQVITDTLLNAPGVGWQPIAPATTLTALG; translated from the coding sequence ATGAGAACTCTTGCTTCTACTTCCCTACTTGATTCAAGCCAGTCTTCCTCAATCGTGGTGGTTGATGCCGCTCTCCCAGACTACCCTAGTCTAATCAACGACTTGGCCTCTCACCATGAGGTTATTGTTCTCCATCCTCACCAAAACGGTATTACGCATCTCGCTCGCTTGCTAGCCGATCGCACAGTCTCGGTTCTACATCTGTTTTGTCATGGTGCACCTGGCTGCCTTTTTCTAGGCAATGCCCAGTTGACGGGTAACACGCTCGATCGGGCGGCGGTGTGGGTGCGGCAGTGGTTGGGGCAGCAGAAAGCCAAGCATCGCGCACCGTCGTTACTGCTGTATGGTTGTCAAGTGGGAAAGGGAGCGGTAGGAGCACAGTTTGTTCAACGGTTACATCACGTCACAGGAGCCAACATCGCCGCAGCCAGTCAGGTGATAGGGGCAGGTAATTGGACATTGGATACCCAAGTAGGCAACGTTGAAGCCAGTGTGCCTCTCAGTGCATCGATGCAGCAGCAGTATGCTGGACAGTTAATGCCGCCTGGCCCATCGTTGATCGAAGATCCAATCAGTGGCTTGTTGCCGCAGGTGGGATATGGAGCCGTTGCCTGGCGAGATTTCGATCGCGATGGGTTAGCTGATTTTCTGATAACGGGCGAAACCGCAGAAGGCTATGTTAGCCGACTTTACCGCAATACAGGCAATGGCTTTGTGGAGGTCAACACTTCCTTGCTGGGAGTCAACAACAGTGCTGTGGCCTGGGCAGACTACAACGGGGATGGACGCCTCGATTTCATCATGACGGGCGATCGCGGCGATGGACTGGGTTATATTAGCAAGCTGTATTATCAAACAGAGTCAGGATTTACCGAAGATACAAATATCACCTTGCCAGGCATTTTCCGGGGCGCGGTGGCCTGGGCAGACTATAACAATGACGATCGACCGGATTTGTTGCTCACAGGCAATAGTTCAGGAGGGCGCATCAGCAAGCTCTTTCGCAACACAGGCCGGGGACTGGCCGAAGACACCAGCATCCGCCTACCAAAAGTTAGCAACAGCGCGGTAGCCTGGGCAGATTACAACAGCGATGGCAAATTAGACTTCATCCTCACAGGCAACACAGCCAATGGGCCAATCAGCAAGCTGTATCGTAATACTGGTTCTAGTTTTATAGAAGACCCTGACACAACCTTGTCCGGCGTTGAACATGGAGCCATCGCATGGGGAGACTATACCGGTGATGGCAAGCTAGACTTCATTCTCACGGGCAAGTCTGGAAGCTCGATTGTCACCAAGCTTTACTACCAAACCGATAATGGCTTTGTTGAAGATACTAGTACATCGTTGCCAGGCGTTCGCGACAGTTCGGTGTCCTGGAAAGATTATGATGGCGATGGGCGCTTGGATCTACTGTTGACAGGCTATGACGGACAAGCCGTAATCAGCAAACTGTACCGCAACACAGGCACGAGTTTTATTGAAGACACTAGTGTTCGGCTGGCACGAGTTCGGCACAGTTCCGTTGCTTGGGGATATTACAACGGCGACAGCAAACCCGATCTGCTGTTAACGGGGTTCAGAGGTGGAAACTTTTTCACCAAGCTGTACAGAAATACGACTCCGATCTCTAATGCTCCTGTGACACCTTCCGATTTTAATCGCGATGGCAACGCGGATATCCTCTGGCGGCATTCTACGCAAACACAAACGCGCCTGTTCACAATGAATGGTCCTGAGAGAATTGCCCACGCCCAATCGCTTGATGTTGCCACTACCTTTCGACCCACCGTGGCCGACTTCAATGGCGATGGTAAAAGCGATATTTTTTGGCATAATCCTAACACGGGAGCAAATCGCCTGTTCTTAATGGATGGCTCTACTGCCTATGTCAATACTAAGGTGCTGACGATGCCTTCAAGCTTCCAGATGACAGGCACGGGGGATTTTAACGGGGATGGCAAAAGCGACATCCTCTGGCAGGGGAATGACGGCAGTAACCGTGTATTTCTAATGAATGGCAGCACCACGGTGAGCAATGTCAAGATACTCAGTACGCCAACCAGTTGGCGGGTGCAGGCGATCGCCGATTTCAATGGCGACAACAAGGATGATGTGCTGTGGCGTGATTCCAGTACTGGGCAAAACCGGATGTTTCTAATGAACGGCAGTACCGTTGCCACAAATGCCAAACTGTTGGCAATGGATAGCAGCCATACGGTCGCGGCTGTGGCCGACTTCAATGGGGATGGCAAGGCTGATATTCTGTGGCGCAATGCTAGTACGGGGGAAAACCGGGTGTTTCGCATGGACGGCACTACTGCCACCTCAACGCCCATGTTGTCGATAGGAGTCGGGTTTGGGGTCGCTGGTACGGGCGATTTTAGTGGGGACGGCACATCCGATCTGCTGTGGTATGACGAAACAACCGGAACCGCAAGGATCTTTCTCATGGTAGGAGGCAGTGTGGACGCATCAGGCAATGCTGCGATCGCCTCACCAGGAGCAGGCTATCGGGCAGTAATTGCAGACTTCAACGGGGATGGCAAGGCTGATATTCTATGGCATCACAGCACTAGCAACCTAACAAAGCTGTACATCATGAATGGAACACAGGTAATAACCGATACCTTACTTAATGCCCCGGGTGTAGGATGGCAGCCGATCGCCCCCGCCACTACCCTGACCGCGTTGGGGTAA
- a CDS encoding potassium channel family protein, with amino-acid sequence MKPRIIVCGLGRTGYKVYSLLKLQGATVIGINDRPLPHLEADIAANTVLIGDFCSAPILLAAGIRDAQTLVLASNNDAVNLAALTQARVLNPHIRIINRLFNDSLGDRLDHILPGHFSMSVAALSAPVFAFAALGNRAIGQLRLFNQTWPIREEYIDEDHPWLGRKLSELWEERSRMLIYYLPAYMQMDLVSAVLSGRHLEYGDRLIIATQPRNHSARRTVRQQMLNLLVGLRYFQQHIRPTILVTIVLLLTILIATVTYTAASAHVSVIDALYFSVGMITGAGGGEEVAEMAPADIKVFTVLMMLVGAAVIGIFYALLNDLILGTRFQEFWNTARVPHRNHYIICGLGGVGVQVLQQLHANGCEIVVIEHDPNNRFLNVARALKVPVIIGDAKVATTLQTARVGGAAALLSVTSDDVINLEIALSVKGLAPRIPVIVRSQDPQFANLAQQVFDFEAVLSPVELAAPSFAAAALGGRVLGNGMTADILWVALSTLITPAHPFCGKRIQDVAIDTDLVPLYLETKRQTTHGWNLLEVELTPGDVLYLTMPATHLEQLWRTQGATLPVQMS; translated from the coding sequence ATGAAGCCCCGAATTATTGTTTGCGGTTTGGGTCGTACTGGCTACAAGGTTTACAGCTTGCTGAAGTTGCAAGGAGCTACGGTCATTGGCATTAACGATCGTCCGCTTCCTCATCTTGAAGCTGATATAGCGGCGAATACGGTTTTGATTGGCGACTTTTGTTCTGCCCCCATTCTACTAGCAGCGGGCATTCGAGACGCTCAAACCCTTGTCCTTGCATCTAATAATGATGCAGTGAATTTAGCCGCGTTGACACAGGCACGTGTACTCAATCCCCACATTCGCATCATCAATCGGCTTTTTAATGACAGTTTGGGCGATCGGCTCGATCACATTTTGCCGGGCCATTTTTCGATGAGTGTAGCAGCGTTGTCGGCTCCAGTGTTTGCGTTTGCAGCGCTCGGCAATCGAGCGATCGGGCAGTTGCGGTTATTTAACCAAACTTGGCCCATTCGCGAAGAATATATCGATGAAGATCATCCTTGGTTGGGGCGCAAGCTCAGCGAACTTTGGGAAGAACGATCGCGAATGTTGATTTACTATCTTCCTGCCTACATGCAAATGGACTTGGTGTCGGCTGTGCTCAGCGGTCGTCATTTAGAATATGGCGATCGATTGATTATTGCCACTCAACCGCGAAATCACTCGGCTCGGCGCACCGTCCGACAGCAAATGCTGAACCTTTTGGTAGGATTGCGCTACTTTCAACAGCATATCCGCCCTACTATTCTGGTGACGATCGTTCTCCTGCTGACAATTTTGATTGCTACGGTCACCTACACAGCCGCCAGCGCCCACGTTTCAGTTATAGACGCGCTTTATTTTTCGGTTGGTATGATTACCGGAGCGGGGGGGGGTGAAGAAGTCGCTGAAATGGCTCCGGCTGATATCAAAGTGTTCACCGTATTGATGATGTTAGTTGGAGCAGCGGTGATCGGTATTTTTTATGCGCTGCTGAATGATTTGATTTTGGGAACCCGCTTTCAAGAATTTTGGAATACTGCTCGCGTTCCTCATCGTAATCACTACATTATTTGTGGACTGGGAGGCGTAGGTGTTCAAGTTTTGCAGCAGCTTCATGCAAATGGCTGCGAAATTGTGGTGATCGAACATGATCCCAACAATCGCTTTTTGAATGTGGCGCGAGCCTTGAAAGTGCCTGTAATTATTGGCGATGCGAAAGTGGCTACAACCTTGCAAACTGCCCGCGTCGGTGGAGCCGCCGCTTTGTTATCAGTGACAAGCGATGATGTCATCAACCTAGAGATCGCTTTGTCTGTCAAAGGGCTAGCGCCTAGAATCCCCGTCATTGTCCGCAGTCAAGATCCGCAGTTTGCCAATCTTGCTCAGCAGGTTTTTGACTTTGAAGCCGTCCTCAGTCCGGTTGAGTTGGCGGCTCCTTCGTTCGCAGCGGCGGCATTAGGAGGACGAGTGCTGGGAAATGGAATGACAGCCGATATTTTATGGGTAGCGTTGTCTACCTTAATTACCCCGGCGCATCCGTTCTGCGGCAAGCGCATTCAAGACGTAGCGATCGATACAGATCTAGTTCCGCTTTACCTAGAAACTAAACGGCAAACCACCCATGGCTGGAATTTGTTGGAAGTTGAACTCACGCCAGGGGACGTATTGTACTTAACCATGCCCGCTACCCATTTAGAGCAATTGTGGCGAACCCAGGGCGCAACCCTGCCGGTGCAGATGAGCTAA
- the mgtE gene encoding magnesium transporter gives MTSTPPQSTASRTELRALVRSQLQALLDQNNLQGAKTLLVPVPPVDIAEAISELPEEQRAIAFRLLSKDEAIEVFEYLDSDIQQDLIAEFKRQEFLDVVDRMSPDDRARLFDELPAKIVRRLLDQLSPEERNATALLLGYKPDTAGRIMTPEYVSLRESWTIEQALEQLRRLANDRETIYYLYVIDDGRYLRGVLSLKDLVLASPDQRIGDVMSRDIISVRTDTDQEEVARIIQRYDFLAVPVVDIEGRLVGIITVDDILDVVQQETTEDIYTLGGVQAGEESYFRTNLFTVARKRVVWLLILLVTNTGTSAVIQSQEDLLEQVVALAAFIPLLIDTGGNVGAQSSTVVIRGLNTDEVEMGRSLRIIQREAVAGLLLGIMLAIVVTLWAFLLQRNWGVAMSVGISLLAISLLASVAGSALPFLFKALKFDPALMSAPFITTVVDVLGVLIYLLVARWILQL, from the coding sequence ATGACTTCAACTCCACCCCAATCGACAGCTTCCCGTACCGAGTTGCGTGCTCTGGTGCGATCGCAGCTTCAAGCCCTGCTGGATCAAAATAATTTGCAGGGAGCCAAAACTCTGCTGGTTCCGGTTCCGCCTGTAGACATTGCCGAAGCCATCAGCGAACTGCCTGAAGAACAGCGGGCCATTGCCTTTCGGTTGCTGTCTAAAGATGAAGCGATCGAAGTCTTTGAATATTTAGACTCTGACATTCAACAAGATTTGATTGCTGAATTCAAACGCCAAGAATTTTTGGATGTCGTCGATCGGATGTCTCCCGACGATCGAGCCAGGCTGTTTGATGAATTACCTGCCAAAATAGTTCGTCGCTTGCTTGATCAACTAAGTCCAGAGGAACGCAACGCTACAGCGTTGTTGTTGGGATATAAACCCGACACGGCTGGACGGATCATGACACCAGAGTATGTGTCATTGCGGGAGTCCTGGACGATTGAACAAGCACTGGAGCAGTTACGTAGACTGGCAAACGATCGTGAAACCATTTACTACTTATATGTGATTGACGATGGGCGCTACCTTAGAGGCGTTCTGTCGCTAAAAGACTTAGTCTTGGCATCACCCGACCAACGAATTGGTGATGTAATGAGTCGTGATATTATCTCAGTCCGTACTGATACTGATCAAGAAGAAGTTGCTCGAATCATTCAACGCTATGACTTTTTAGCAGTTCCTGTTGTGGACATTGAAGGCCGTTTAGTGGGAATTATTACGGTTGATGATATTCTCGACGTGGTTCAACAAGAAACTACCGAGGATATCTATACCTTAGGTGGTGTTCAAGCGGGTGAAGAAAGTTATTTTCGCACCAATTTGTTCACAGTTGCACGAAAGCGAGTCGTCTGGCTACTGATTTTATTAGTTACCAATACAGGCACGAGTGCAGTCATTCAAAGTCAAGAAGATTTGCTAGAACAAGTTGTGGCATTAGCTGCCTTTATTCCCTTGTTGATTGATACGGGTGGTAATGTTGGCGCACAGTCATCAACTGTAGTGATTCGCGGATTAAACACCGATGAAGTTGAAATGGGCAGATCGCTACGCATTATTCAACGCGAGGCGGTTGCCGGGCTGCTTTTGGGCATCATGCTGGCGATTGTGGTCACGCTGTGGGCGTTTCTATTACAGCGCAACTGGGGGGTGGCTATGTCGGTGGGCATCAGTCTGCTGGCTATTTCTCTACTAGCATCAGTGGCAGGTTCTGCATTACCATTTCTGTTCAAAGCCCTGAAGTTTGATCCGGCTTTGATGTCGGCTCCGTTCATCACAACGGTGGTAGATGTTTTAGGCGTGCTTATTTACCTGTTGGTTGCTCGATGGATTTTGCAACTTTAG
- a CDS encoding aminopeptidase P family protein, translated as MDAPVLLWSGRSSARNFPANTYPFRASSHFLYFAGLPLDNVVIRLEAGRMELFMDDPTPSDRLWHGASFTRDRVAEQIGAAAAYPLYRLKSFAEGVATIPVQDAATRLQQSQLLNRMITPANALQGMDQELARAIVSLRLTHDAAAIGEMRQAAAVTVAAHRAGMQATRTAKTEAQIRAAMESVILSHNMTPAYSSIVTVHGEVLHNDRYHNPLQSGDLLLADVGAETELGWAADVTRTWPVSGQFSSTQRQIYEIVLAAHDVCIEKARSGVEYYDLHQMAATVMAAGLVDVGILRGRAEELVEQDAHTLFFPHGIGHLLGLDVHDMEDLGDLAGYEPGRHRSDRFGWCYLRLHRPLRPGMVVTIEPGFYQVPAILEDPDRRETYRDWVNWERLAEFADVRGIRIEDDVLITEAEPEVLTAALPTHPEAIEAWVSEI; from the coding sequence ATGGATGCGCCCGTGTTACTGTGGTCGGGTCGCAGCAGTGCCCGTAACTTTCCAGCGAATACCTATCCCTTTCGTGCCAGTAGCCACTTTTTGTATTTTGCCGGGCTGCCGCTAGACAATGTGGTGATTCGACTAGAAGCAGGTCGCATGGAACTGTTTATGGATGACCCGACACCCAGCGATCGACTGTGGCATGGGGCGTCGTTTACTCGTGATCGAGTGGCGGAACAAATTGGGGCAGCGGCCGCCTATCCGCTTTATCGCCTCAAGTCGTTTGCCGAGGGGGTAGCCACCATTCCTGTGCAAGATGCGGCGACTCGGTTGCAGCAATCGCAACTGTTAAACCGCATGATTACACCTGCCAATGCGTTGCAAGGTATGGATCAGGAATTAGCTAGGGCGATCGTCTCACTGAGGCTAACTCATGACGCCGCGGCCATAGGCGAAATGCGCCAAGCAGCGGCAGTTACCGTTGCGGCTCATCGAGCGGGAATGCAAGCTACCCGTACTGCTAAAACCGAAGCCCAGATCCGGGCCGCAATGGAAAGTGTAATTCTTTCGCACAATATGACGCCCGCCTACAGCAGTATTGTCACCGTTCACGGCGAGGTGTTGCACAACGATCGCTACCACAACCCGCTGCAATCGGGCGATTTGCTGCTGGCAGATGTAGGAGCAGAAACGGAATTAGGTTGGGCAGCGGATGTGACACGCACCTGGCCCGTATCTGGGCAGTTCTCCTCGACGCAACGGCAGATTTATGAGATTGTACTGGCGGCTCATGATGTATGTATTGAGAAGGCACGATCGGGCGTCGAGTACTACGATTTGCACCAGATGGCGGCTACGGTGATGGCGGCTGGATTAGTAGACGTAGGCATTTTGCGTGGTCGGGCAGAAGAGTTAGTAGAACAGGATGCTCACACCTTGTTTTTTCCGCACGGCATTGGTCATCTTTTGGGTCTGGATGTGCACGATATGGAGGATTTAGGCGATCTGGCTGGCTATGAACCCGGACGACACCGCAGCGATCGATTTGGCTGGTGTTATCTACGGCTGCATCGCCCCCTGCGTCCCGGCATGGTGGTGACGATCGAGCCTGGCTTTTACCAAGTGCCGGCCATTTTAGAAGACCCCGATCGGCGCGAAACCTATCGAGATTGGGTTAACTGGGAACGGCTAGCAGAATTTGCCGACGTGCGCGGCATTCGCATTGAAGACGATGTGCTGATTACCGAGGCAGAACCGGAGGTGTTGACGGCTGCTTTGCCAACACACCCAGAGGCGATCGAAGCTTGGGTGAGTGAAATCTAA